The following is a genomic window from Spirochaetota bacterium.
AACCGAAATCCTTTTTGATTTCCGCTTTGATATTGGGAATGGCTTCGATCTGTGACAGCTCGAAGATCGACTGCGCGTTGTCGGTAACGGGACCGTAGCTATCAACAGCTATGGTGACCGGGCCCATGCAGAGGAAGCCGAAGGCGACCATACCGAAGGCGAAGATCGACGCGTAGGGTCCCATGACATCGGCCAGTCCATAGAGGCTGGTGACATAGGCGCCGGTCATGAGGCCGGCGATCAGAATGCCCATCCAGAAGGCGCTGAAGTTACCGGCAACGATACCGGAGAGGATCGTCAGGGACGAGCCGCCCTCGCGGGTAGCGGTAACGATCTCGTTAACGTGCTTCGACTTGGAGCTGGTGAAAATCTTGGTGAATTCGGGGATGAGCACAGCGGCGAGGGTTCCGCAGCTGATGATCATGGCCAGTTTCCACCATATACCGGCATACGAAGCAAAGGCAACTGTCGCGGTGACGCCTTCAACGCCGACATTCTTCAGTTGGTCGGCCGTCATGGTCAGTTCAAGGTTTCCCAGCAGCAGGTAGCTCATACCGAAGGATACGCTGATGCAGAGGACAGCGGCGATCCAGATGAGCCTCATGAGGGGCTCTTCGAAATCGAACTCTGTTTTCCCTTTGTATTTGACCGTGGAGATCACCTGGTTCACGAAATAAGAGCAACCTGACAGGAAGTCCATGAGGAACCGCATGGCGAAGATCCAGACGATGAGCTTCGACTGGAGCTCGGCCTGGAAGAGGGCGGCGATTTTATCGATGGATTCCTTTGCTACCTCGGCAACGCCGGCGGCGGCAAGAATTTTTGCTATGTCGATGCGGCCCATGATGTCGGGAACGGTGATGGCCAGCGTGATGAAGGAGATCAGGGCAACGCCGGTTACGCCGTACGTTTCGAAACCGTCAGCCGTGGGGCCGACGCTGTCGCCGGCGTTGTCACCGGTACAGTCGGCGATAACGCCCGGGTTCCGGGGATCGTCTTCTTTTACTTTAAAGACGATTTTCATCAGGTCAGAGCCGATGTCGGCTATCTTCGTGAAAATACCCCCGGCGATACGAAGGGCGGACGCGCCCAGGGACTCGCCGATGGCGAAGCCGAGGAAGCAGTATCCAACGATATTGCGGGGAACGAAGAGGAGGATGATAACCATCATGACCAGCTCGAGGGAGATCAGGAAAAGACCGACGCTCATGCCGGCGCGGAGCGGGATGTTAACCACGTTCCAGGGTTTTCCTTCAAGGGACGCGAAGGCCGTGCGGGCGTTGGCAAGGGTATTGACCCGGATGCCGTACCATGCGACCGAGTAGGAACCGACCATGCCGACGATCGAGAAGAGCAGGATCTGTGCAAGAACCGGAACCCCTTCGCCTTTCATCACCAGGAAGTAAAAAGCCATTGCCGCGGCGATGAATGCAAACAGCATTAATAAAAACTTACCTTGCTGCAGCAAATAGGTGCGGCATGTCTGAAAAATAATTTCCGCTACCTTGAGCATTGACTCATGGGCTTTTTCTTTTTTAATCATGAAAAACTGAAACAAGCTGATGCCAAGGGTGCCGCATATAACGAGCGCACCGTAGAAAAGCAACTGCCACGCCGTGATTGTTCCGCCGAAGAGCGTATAGCTGCCAGCATGAAGATCGGGAATCGCAAGATCCGCTTCGCTGGCGAATACGTTGACTGCCGAGAACAAGAAAGCAGATGAAAGCAGTATTCGTTTAAAAACTTTCAAAGTGTAACCTCCGTGAAGAATTATGTGGTATATATAAAGGTATCCTTTACAGGTACCGAAACTCTAATTATTCTTCCTTAAATAATAATAAGCTTATTGCGTAAGGAAGTTTAATGTCAGGATGCGAGTAAACACATCCTCTATGGTTTGTTACCTTTATTGTTTTATATGCGATCCTTGTTTAATAAACGAGGATCAGTGTTGTTCGAAAAGCCCTCTTTTTTGCGCATACTTATAGAGCTTTTCATCTCCATAAGTGAAGATGAGCCTGTATTGTCAACTAATTTTACCTGCCGGACATATCACTAAAAGATAGGAAAATTTTTATTAATTTGACAAGTGGGGTTTCAAAGAATATATGATATCCAGTCTGGACAGGTATCAATTTGTGTTATACTCAGTGCCGATACAATGAAAACATTCACGTTCAATATGGGGTCAATATGTATTAATCCTGCGAGGAGAGCGTAAAATGAAACGATTGCTCATCATTATTATTGGTATAATTACTGTTTATATTGCTCTTCCGGTATCCCTTTCCGCTGAAGGAGGGGTGAATAAACAGATAACGGCGACTGAAAACGTGTCATCTGAAAAGGATTCACCGAAGCCTGAATCTCCCCGGGAAGGGTCTCTTCATTCATCGGATAACCTGGGGACGGCTCTTTCCCTATGGTGGATCATTCCCTTCGCCGGAATTCTTCTTTCGATTGCGCTTTTTCCCCTGCTGGCGCCTCATTTCTGGCACCATCACTATCCCAAGGTGTCCGCTTTCTGGGCCCTGGTCATGGCCATACCCTTTATTGTCATGTACAAGGGAGTCGCAATCTATGAGATAGCGCACATCTATATCATCGACTATATTCCGTTTATCATTCTCCTCTGGTCCCTCTTCACCGTGGCCGGGGGGATATATGTCAAGGGCACCCTGAAGGGGAGTCCCCTGGTCAATACCGTCATACTGATCATCGGCACGATCCTCGCTTCCTGGATCGGGACCACCGGGGCATCGATGCTCCTCATCCGGCCCATCCTCCGGTCCAACGAATGGCGCACCCACAAGGTCCACACGATCATCTTTTTTATATTCCTGGTGAGCAACATCGGGGGTTCCCTCACTCCCCTGGGCGATCCTCCCCTGTTCCTCGGGTTCCTTCACGGCGTTCCCTTTTTCTGGACCCTGCACATTCTGCCCCATATGCTCTTCGTGTCGGCCATACTGCTGGTGATCTATTTCCTCATTGACTCGTTCTATTATAAAAAAGAGGACAAGTCCCTCATGACCACGGGCGAAAAGGAGCCCCTCAAGATCGAGGGAGGCCATAACTTCCTCTTCCTGGGCGGCGTCATCGGGGGCGTGCTCCTGAGCGGCCTCGTGAAAATAGGCGAGGTGAACATATTCGGCATACATCAGTCCATCGAGAATTTCATCAAGGACGCCATCCTGATCCTCATGGGCATTCTCTCACTCAAGACGACCAGCGACGCCGTCCGCAAGGGCAATGACTTCAGCTGGGCCCCCATCAAGGAGGTGGCCTACCTCTTCGCCGGGATATTCATGACCATCATCCCGGCCCTGGCCATACTCAAGGCGGGCGAAAACGGGGCCCTGGCGGTCCTGATCAAATCGACGGAAAAGCCGGCCCATTACTACTGGGCCACGGGCATCCTCTCCAGCTTCCTGGACAACGCGCCGACGTACCTCACGTTCTTTAACAGCGCCCTGGGCAAGTTCTATCCGGGCATGACCGAGGCCGAGGCGGTGTCGAAGCTCATCGTGGAGAAGGTCGATTACCTTGCCGCCATTTCGGCAGGAGCCGTGTTCATGGGGGCCAATACCTACATCGGCAACGCGCCTAATTTCATGGTGAAGTCCATTGCCGAGGAATCGGGAGTCAAGATGCCGAGCTTTTTCGGATACATGTTCAAGTATTCGATCCCGATACTGGTCGTTTGTTTCATCATTGTCACTCTGGTTTTCTTCAGATAAAACGGGCGTCGGACGGCGCAGGCCTCATGCCGTCCGCGTATCTGTCTGATCCGAAAATATTATACAAGAGAGGTTGAGCCATGTTGACATTTAAAAATATTGTTTTCCCCATAAATCTTGATTCGAAGAATCTGTCCTTCGTTAAGAAGGTCGTTGAGCTAGCCATTGAATTGTCAGGGCGGCTTCACTTTATTTACATCAATGACGAGCAGGCCGGATATCGCCATCCCACCGACAGTGAGGACGTTGTTGCCCTTAAGGTTAAAGAGGTCGTTCCGCCCGAGCTTCTGGAAAAACTCCAGGTGGTCTATGCCGTTTCCAAGGGAAGCGTTGCCAGGGAGATAGAGGCGTATTGTAAAAAAGAGAAGATCGATCTCATTATCGTCGGGCACAAGCACCGGAGCAAGATTTACAGCTTCCTGTTCGACAGTCCCGACGTCAATATCGTCGATTCGATTAATATTCCCATCCTCGTGGTTCCCAAGCAATAAGGCCGGCAAAGCGGGGCGGCAGGCGCAGTCATGCCGCTCCCCGGGCCGTCATGAATCCGACCGCACCCGTATGGTGAAACGGGTTCCCCTGTCCACGTCGAGAGAGAGTGTCGCGTTGATCTGCCTGGCCAGGGCTTCGATGATCTGCATTCCCATGGAGGTCTTCTGCTCGGAACTGAAGATCTCGGGTTCCATCCCGGGGCCGTTGTCCGCGATAATCATGGTTATCCAGCCCTCTGACTCATCCATTGTGAGATCAATGGCGCACGGCCCGGATTCGCTGGATCCGTGCTTGATGGAATTGGTGAGTATCTCGTTGATCAGAAGACCGAAGGGTATCGCTTTGTCCATCCCCAGAAAAACCGGCTTCAATCGAGGCTGGATGGTAATTGTACCCTTCCTTCCTGAATGAAGGTTGAGGAGGTCCTTTGACAGCTCGTTGACATAGGC
Proteins encoded in this region:
- a CDS encoding sodium:proton antiporter — translated: MKRLLIIIIGIITVYIALPVSLSAEGGVNKQITATENVSSEKDSPKPESPREGSLHSSDNLGTALSLWWIIPFAGILLSIALFPLLAPHFWHHHYPKVSAFWALVMAIPFIVMYKGVAIYEIAHIYIIDYIPFIILLWSLFTVAGGIYVKGTLKGSPLVNTVILIIGTILASWIGTTGASMLLIRPILRSNEWRTHKVHTIIFFIFLVSNIGGSLTPLGDPPLFLGFLHGVPFFWTLHILPHMLFVSAILLVIYFLIDSFYYKKEDKSLMTTGEKEPLKIEGGHNFLFLGGVIGGVLLSGLVKIGEVNIFGIHQSIENFIKDAILILMGILSLKTTSDAVRKGNDFSWAPIKEVAYLFAGIFMTIIPALAILKAGENGALAVLIKSTEKPAHYYWATGILSSFLDNAPTYLTFFNSALGKFYPGMTEAEAVSKLIVEKVDYLAAISAGAVFMGANTYIGNAPNFMVKSIAEESGVKMPSFFGYMFKYSIPILVVCFIIVTLVFFR
- a CDS encoding sodium-translocating pyrophosphatase; translation: MKVFKRILLSSAFLFSAVNVFASEADLAIPDLHAGSYTLFGGTITAWQLLFYGALVICGTLGISLFQFFMIKKEKAHESMLKVAEIIFQTCRTYLLQQGKFLLMLFAFIAAAMAFYFLVMKGEGVPVLAQILLFSIVGMVGSYSVAWYGIRVNTLANARTAFASLEGKPWNVVNIPLRAGMSVGLFLISLELVMMVIILLFVPRNIVGYCFLGFAIGESLGASALRIAGGIFTKIADIGSDLMKIVFKVKEDDPRNPGVIADCTGDNAGDSVGPTADGFETYGVTGVALISFITLAITVPDIMGRIDIAKILAAAGVAEVAKESIDKIAALFQAELQSKLIVWIFAMRFLMDFLSGCSYFVNQVISTVKYKGKTEFDFEEPLMRLIWIAAVLCISVSFGMSYLLLGNLELTMTADQLKNVGVEGVTATVAFASYAGIWWKLAMIISCGTLAAVLIPEFTKIFTSSKSKHVNEIVTATREGGSSLTILSGIVAGNFSAFWMGILIAGLMTGAYVTSLYGLADVMGPYASIFAFGMVAFGFLCMGPVTIAVDSYGPVTDNAQSIFELSQIEAIPNIKAEIKKDFGFDPNFELGKHFLEANDGAGNTFKATAKPVLIGTAVVGATTMIFAIILLLKKVGFLKLSLTDAPVLLGFICGGAVIFWFAGASMQAVTTGAYRAVEFIKKNLNLDKAEADLEDSKTVVRICTQYAQKGMWNIFIALMTLTLAFAFVDPNFFVAYLVSIAVFGLFEAIYMANAGGSWDNAKKVVEVDLKEKGSELHAASVVGDTVGDPFKDTSSVSMNPIIKFSTLFGLLATEIAIEMKLHAIKAATTDWTIFIAIPFFIIGLIFVWRSFYAMRIPPKV
- a CDS encoding universal stress protein — its product is MLTFKNIVFPINLDSKNLSFVKKVVELAIELSGRLHFIYINDEQAGYRHPTDSEDVVALKVKEVVPPELLEKLQVVYAVSKGSVAREIEAYCKKEKIDLIIVGHKHRSKIYSFLFDSPDVNIVDSINIPILVVPKQ